Proteins encoded within one genomic window of Fusarium musae strain F31 chromosome 4, whole genome shotgun sequence:
- the RPT5 gene encoding 26S proteasome regulatory subunit 6A, translating to MSTLEELDDLDRRDKEEKKRDGDDKKEKKPTDGDADMQDAEEEEEEDDILDDEILGLSTQDIQTRKRLLENDSRIMKSEFSRLSHEKAAMGEKIKENQDKIANNRQLPYLVGNVVELLDLDPTAESSEEGANIDLDATRVGKSAVIKTSTRQTIFLPLIGLVDADNLKPGDLIGVNKDSYLILDTLPAEYDSRVKAMEVDEKPTEQYTDVGGLDKQIEELVEAIVWPMKEAERFKKIGIKAPKGALMYGPPGTGKTLLARACAAQTDATFLKLAGPQLVQMFIGDGAKLVRDCFALAKEKAPAIIFIDELDAVGTKRFDSEKSGDREVQRTMLELLNQLDGFASDDRIKVLAATNRVDVLDPALLRSGRLDRKIEFPLPNEEARAQILKIHSRKMKVDPGVNWGELARSTDEFGGAMLKAVCVEAGMIALRSGKNKIGHEHYVDAIAEVQAKKKDTVNFYA from the exons ATGTCGACTCTCGAGGAgctcgatgatctcgaccGCCGagacaaggaggagaagaagagagatggcgacgacaagaaagagaagaagcctaCTGATGGCGACGCCGACATGCAAGatgcagaggaggaggaggaggaggacgatatccttgacgatgagatcCTGGGGCTGAGCACACAAGACATTCAAACCCGCAAACGCTTGCTAGAGAACGATTCTCGCATCATGAAGAGCGAGTTCTCGCGGTTATCACACGAGAAGGCCGCCATGGGCGAGAAGATCAAAGAGAACCAGGACAAGATTGCTAACAACAG ACAACTCCCGTACCTCGTCGGCAACGTCGTTGAGCTGCTTGACCTGGACCCTACGGCCGAATCATCAGAAGAGGGTGCCAACATTGACCTGGATGCCACTCGAGTTGGAAAATCAGCTGTCATCAAGACGTCCACACGACAAACAATCTTTCTCCCTTTGATTGGCCTGGTCGATGCCGATAACTTGAAGCCTGGCGACCTCATTGGTGTGAACAAGGATTCGTATCTTATTCTCGATACGCTTCCGGCCGAGTACGACAGCCGCGTCAAGGCTATGGAGGTGGATGAGAAGCCCACAGAACAGTACACTGATGTTGGTGGACTGGATAAGCAGATTGAAGAGTTGGTGGAAGCAATCGTTTGGCCCATGAAGGAGGCTGAGCGTTTCAAGAAGATTGGCATCAAGGCCCCAAAAG GTGCACTGATGTATGGCCCCCCAGGTACAGGCAAGACTTTACTAGCACGAGCCTGTGCAGCACAGACGGACGCTACATTCTTGAAGCTGGCAGGTCCCCAACTGGTCCAGATGTTCATTGGTGATGGCGCCAAGCTCGTACGGGACTGCTTTGCGCTGGCTAAGGAAAAGGCTCCTGCGATTATTTTCATCGACGAGTTGGATGCGGTTGGTACCAAGCGCTTCGACAGCGAGAAGAGCGGCGACCGTGAAGTACAGCGAACCATGTTGGAGCTACTGAACCAGCTCGACGGTTTCGCCTCTGACGACCGAATCAAGGTGTTGGCTGCAACAAACCGAgtcgatgttcttgatccTGCGCTTCTACGATCTGGCCGCCTCGATCGCAAGATTGAGTTCCCCCTGCCAAATGAGGAGGCCCGCGCTCAAATCTTGAAGATCCATTCCCGCAAGATGAAGGTTGACCCCGGTGTCAATTGGGGTGAGTTGGCCCGAAGCACGGATGAGTTTGGAGGTGCTATGTTGAAGGCTGTTTGTGTGGAGGCTGGTATGATTGCTTTGCGATCAggcaagaacaagattgGTCACGAGCATTACGTTGATGCCATTGCTGAGGtgcaggccaagaagaaggat ACGGTCAACTTCTACGCTTAA